The nucleotide window TACCAAGCATCAACAACCAGTTTTTCATAACCTAACTGGCTTTCAATCATCGCTTTTTGGAAAGTAGGAATATGACCAACAGAGAACGCTTTTGGACCATCGCTAGTCAGCGCACAAGGAACTTCAACCATCGCATCATCTTGCAAGTTCGCAATCGTACCGTTGTTTGGAACGATGACTAAGTAGGTGTCGCCCATGTTGTAAGCCAATGAAGCGGCAACTCGAACCATATAACGACCATGGATATCCGCATGTAGCGTTTCATTCTGAGTTGTGTTTGCCGCAATAATTCTCTCATTGAGCTCAAATACACGCTTTTCACGTCCGTTGATCACCTGACGAGCACGAGTATTATTCACATCTTCTTTTGCCACCATTTTTTCCGGATATAGGTAGTATTGAAGATAAGTATTTGGCAAGAACTCTGGGTTATCTTGAAGCATGGTTTGCATATTTTTAAACGTTGCCTGCCAAGATGGGTCATCCGCAATTTCCGGGTCAATTGCACTTATCCCTTTGTTTAAGATTATGTTTTTAATCTCATCAGTTAAATCTTGGCCTTGCTTGTTTTTAATTTTGGTGAACCAGCCATAGTGATTTAGACCGAAATACTCTGGTACCAAATCCCAAAACTCACAACCGAGTAAATTCGCATAGCTAACCATGATGGCAGCTGGCATATCACAGATATTTAAAATGCGCTTGTCGTCTGCAAATTCACGATTCAGCGCTTCTGCCACAATGGCCGCCGGGTTGGTGTAGTTTAGAATCCAAGCATCTTTAGAATATGCACGTATTTCATTGATTAGCGCAATCATGTCACCGATTGAGCGCAAACCATAAGCCATACCACCAGCACCACATGTCTCTTGCCCCACACAACCGTGTGCTAATGGGATTTGTTCATCACGCTCTCTCGCCTCTAGACCACCAGTACGGATCTGAATAAAGAAGAAATCTGAATTTGAGAAAGCCACCTCTTTATCAGTGGTATAGATAAACTCTTCCACTTCTGGATAGTGCTCACGGAATAGAATTTCTGTCGCTTTCGCATTGGACTCTTGGCGTTTGGCATCAATGTCATAAAACACCACTCGTTTCAGCGGGAACGTCTCTTTTTCAGCAATTAAGCTGTTCATCATACCCAGAGTATAAGTACTACCCGCGCCAACAACGGTTAAGTTCTGTCTTTTCACTTTTAATGTCCTACTAAGTCACTTGATGGGACAAATGTATCTTAAAAGTATTACTTTCAACAATCCTTTTGAGATACTTTATTGCATCAAGATTAAATAGATCACAGAAAACTGGCGTTAAAGTATTTTAAATGTACTATTGATCACACTATCGGTTATTATCAGCTATTGATAAGGAGAGCAAATGAACAAGCCGAGATACTTACAAATAGCTGATACCCTGCGTGAACAGATAAAAAGCGGTGAACTGCCTGTCGGTTCGATTCTTCCTACTGAAAGTCAATTGCAAACAACGTTCGATGTAAGTCGAGTGACTATTCGCAAAGCGATGCAACTGTTGGTTGAGAATGATCTGTTGTATCGGCAGCGAGGCAGTGGCACTTATGTCAAAGCGCCAAAAGCACAACACAACGTTTTACAACTTACTGGCTTTGTCGAAGAGGTTTCAGCGCAAGGAAAAACGCCAAGCTCCAAGATCATTACCTTTGAGCTGCTCGATTGCACACAGCCCGTCGCAGAAAAGTTAAATCTGGAAGTCGGTGAAGAGGTATACTCAATTCGTCGCTTAAGATTGATAGATGATGAACCCGAGGTGTTAGAGCATACGTATTTACCAGTTGCTCTTTTTCCAGATCTCAGCATTAAGGCAATGCGCAGTTCAAAATATGATTACATCGAAAAGACCAAAAACTTGAAGATCAAACTGTCACGCCAATCAATGAAACCTGAAATTGTTCAGGGTTCCATCGCTAAAGAGTTAAACATGAAGAGTGGAGAAGCCGTTATTCGTGTTGATTCCGTTGGCGAACTGACTGAAGGTCAAGTATTTGAATACACTATCCATTACTTCCGAGTGCACCAGTACAGTTTCGATTACATTGCCTATCGAGAAGAGTAAAAACTTAGACGAATCACGTAAATTAGCTTTGCAACTTGCTGAATGGATTCCCTTTTTCAAGGGAATGACGGTGATTTGGGAGGATGGCTTGAAACGCTAGATTAGGCAAAATCTTAAATGTACCTTGCCCCTCTTAGATTCAATTTTGTAAATGCCATTTCTTATGGAATTCTTCAAACTCTTCAATAAACACCTTGTAGCGTTTCGGTGTGTGTAAGCTCTGTTTGTATAAAACATAGAGTATGCCCTCTTCAAACCATTCGCCATTGAACAGCTTTATAAGCTCCCCACAACGCACTTGTTCACGCACTTGATTATCAGGAATTAAGCCGATACCGAACCCCTCTTGCGCCAAGTTAATTGCGATATCGATTGAGTTCGTCGTCATGTCTCCTGTGACTTCAATCTGTCGTTTATCACCATGTTTATTCGTTAGGTTCCAATATCGTTCTGAGCCTGGCGTATTGGTATGAGTAATACATTGGTGTAGCTCTAAATCATGAACATATTTGGGTTCACCACGTTTTTGAATGTACTTTGGCGAGGCATAGCAACATCGTGTAAATCGAGAGGCTTTTCGGCAGACAACGGACTCATCGTTCGGTAAAAACGGGGCAATCATCAGATCTACATCTTCAAATAAGCTCAAGGTGTTTGGCGTCAATGTATGAAAGTGAATGTGGATGTTTGGATACTTTTCATGGAAATCCGGTAAGAAGCTCTTGGT belongs to Vibrio sp. 10N and includes:
- a CDS encoding 6-phospho-alpha-glucosidase, giving the protein MKRQNLTVVGAGSTYTLGMMNSLIAEKETFPLKRVVFYDIDAKRQESNAKATEILFREHYPEVEEFIYTTDKEVAFSNSDFFFIQIRTGGLEARERDEQIPLAHGCVGQETCGAGGMAYGLRSIGDMIALINEIRAYSKDAWILNYTNPAAIVAEALNREFADDKRILNICDMPAAIMVSYANLLGCEFWDLVPEYFGLNHYGWFTKIKNKQGQDLTDEIKNIILNKGISAIDPEIADDPSWQATFKNMQTMLQDNPEFLPNTYLQYYLYPEKMVAKEDVNNTRARQVINGREKRVFELNERIIAANTTQNETLHADIHGRYMVRVAASLAYNMGDTYLVIVPNNGTIANLQDDAMVEVPCALTSDGPKAFSVGHIPTFQKAMIESQLGYEKLVVDAWYEGNKQKLINALTLNRTVINIPKAKAIVEELLAENKNYLPQFFQ
- a CDS encoding GntR family transcriptional regulator translates to MNKPRYLQIADTLREQIKSGELPVGSILPTESQLQTTFDVSRVTIRKAMQLLVENDLLYRQRGSGTYVKAPKAQHNVLQLTGFVEEVSAQGKTPSSKIITFELLDCTQPVAEKLNLEVGEEVYSIRRLRLIDDEPEVLEHTYLPVALFPDLSIKAMRSSKYDYIEKTKNLKIKLSRQSMKPEIVQGSIAKELNMKSGEAVIRVDSVGELTEGQVFEYTIHYFRVHQYSFDYIAYREE
- a CDS encoding LysR family transcriptional regulator, coding for MDIEAVKMFSVLAKKLNYTETAKALDVSQPTLSRKIKALEESLNVTLVHRRGSSISLTPQGEVFFESAGQILDLIDHTVEKLHVERKGINGLLRIGCLHPMARFLTKSFLPDFHEKYPNIHIHFHTLTPNTLSLFEDVDLMIAPFLPNDESVVCRKASRFTRCCYASPKYIQKRGEPKYVHDLELHQCITHTNTPGSERYWNLTNKHGDKRQIEVTGDMTTNSIDIAINLAQEGFGIGLIPDNQVREQVRCGELIKLFNGEWFEEGILYVLYKQSLHTPKRYKVFIEEFEEFHKKWHLQN